The Triticum aestivum cultivar Chinese Spring chromosome 6D, IWGSC CS RefSeq v2.1, whole genome shotgun sequence genomic sequence ACAAATATCACTACTTATTTATGGAACATTGGATTTTAATTCATATATGTGGAACTGTTAACGTCGGATCAACATTTCTAATTGTAGTGCCCTAACTGAATCTACAAATAACTGAACTGAGGGAAGAATAGGATACTCGATGTAATCTTTAGTTTCTGGAAACAATCAAACTAAGTTTTTTTTCTTTGAAAATCAGGCTGCTTATCATCATTTAGCACCATAAGGTATCCTTGTCAGTATGTGATTTGCTTATATCTGAATGTGTTTGCTAACAAACTTTTGCATCCCCATTTCTTTGGTTGATCATCCATCTATAACATAAATCTTAGGAATAAAAGAATCTCGATGCATGAAAGCATCTTTTTCGCGACAAATTTTCCTAATTGGTGTTATCCCTGCCCATAAGCCCATTATTCTGGAGCAAGTTTTAGttcttactccctctgtaaagaaatataagatcgtttagatcactataTTGAGTAATTCGTGTATCATTCTCATTGGTTTGCAGATTTCTTGTGGAGCAGCTATCAAAAGTTAACCCTAATTGTTTGAACTCTGATGAGCGGCTAGCCTTTTGGATTAACTTGTATAATGCGCTGATAATGCATGTAAGTACAAGTTGTTAATTACAAGGCTGGTTTTGCAGGCATGGATTGTATTTCAAAAGAATTTATACATTTCCCTGATTCTATATATCTACTTTGATATTCCCATATTTAATAGGAAAATAAGATCACTCAGTTCCATTTTATTTCCATTCCAAATCTTTCTTCATAAAAAGCCTTAATTTTCTTTAATTCTCTATCACATGCATGTTGAGCCTCGTGCACTAACAATTCTGTATTGGCATCTACCAGTCATACCTAGCATACGGAGTTCCCCGGAATGACATCAAGCTTTTCTCTCTAATGCAAAAGGTTTGTCGAGTCTCTGTTTCCAGTTGAACAAATACATTCCATCTTTCTTCAGTGAGGCAGTCGGTTAAAGTGAGTTGGTGATGCAGGCCTGTTACACAGTTGGTGGGCAGTCGTTCAGTGCAGCTGAAATAGAGTATGTGATACTAAAGATGAAGACTCCAGTGCACCGGCCCCAACTTGTATAACTCTTTTCTTAATCCATTTTGTTTGCCCCTAGTTTTGTTATAACACCTCTTATTGTTCTCCCTACCCGTTTGTAGTCTTTGATGTTGGCTCTTCAGAAGTTCAAAATTTCTGAGGGGCACAAGAAGTATTCGATCGATCAAGCTGAGCCCCTTCTGCTGTTTGGTCTCAGTTGTGGAATGTTGTCTTCACCAGCTGTAAGTACATGAAGAGACTGTCATAATTTCCTGGAAATACGCGTATATTGCTCTTCCATTCTATATAAAGAAAAAAACCTAGCCTGTTATGCAATGCTTGTTTATTGAAACCTTGCTCACACGCCCTTTTAACGTACTATCTAGGATATTTGAACATGTACACTGCCATAACCAATTATAAGAATCATAAAATAACCAATTATAAGAATCATAAAGTATAATCTATCTTTCCCTCTGTGTGTGTATATTCTAATATTCATGTTATTGAGGTGATGATCTGCTGTCATACAGGTAAGAATCTTCACTGCAGCAAACGTCAGGAACGAGCTTCTGGAGTCATTGAGAGACTACATCCAAGCTTCCGTCGGCATAAGTGACCGAGGGAAACTACTGATCCCAAAGCTACTGCAGAGTTACGCCAAGGGGGCCGTCGAAGACTCCCTGTTCACGGACTGGATCTGCCATCACCTCTCACCTGAACAAGTAGCAGCCATCCGAGAGTATTCCTCTCAGAGGAGGCAGCGGCTTCTCGGGGCACGCAGTTTCACCGTGGTCGCGTTCGACTCGAAATTCCGGTACCTGTTCTTGCCTGACAGCAGTGGCTCCCAGAAGCCACAACACAGAACAGGCTCCCTAGGCTGATCCTGCCAGCTGGTATGTTTGGGCCACAGAATTCATTCTTTGCAGACTGGAAAATGTGATGGCTAGTTGTATATGGTGTACATTTTTTGGGAGGAAAGTATACAACACAGCAAAGCTCAGAAACCGCTTCAGCGAAGATATTTCGTTCGCGAAATTGGATTATCTCTACCAAGATCGCGGTGAAAGGAAGATATTTTGGATCTCATGGTGTTTGGCACACTGCGTTTCATACTGGGGATACCATTTTGGTCTTTCTTTTCTCAAATATATATACTTCTCTCTTTTGTATAAAGTTATTTTTGTCTTTGGTTGATTGGTTTGTAAGTTGTGCACTAATAAATTGGGTGGTGCCATATATTGTGAGAGGGTTCTGTTTTTTGCACTGAAATTTAGCCATGGCTCGGATGAAATTCTTGCGGATGCGCCGATATTTAGATTCATGCAGAGCATAAACAACATTAAATAAATCATGTGAGAGGGTtctattttttttttttttgagagtaAGATCGATCTGACTTCGGTCTTCAGTGAGAGTTGAGAGGCCACAGTTATCATACGGCAGATCACATCACAGAAGTTGTCAGCATAGATATATGCCAGAGCCCGTCCGAACAGGTCCAGATGCCAGGCCAGAAGTCAGCTAGGAAGACTATATGGACAACTTAACATGCAAATCAAAATAATCTAGCAAGAAAAAGAACAGAATAAGCTATTTCTGAAAGCGCATCGGCCATGTTTGCATTGCAGTATAGACCAGAGACTAATTCTGCAACTGTAACAGCTTGGTTTGCACTTTGCACTGTACTGTAGACTGTCTTATATCCGAGTGAACGTATCAGTTATTTTGCATTGCAAGTGAAACACCAAATTCCAGTCTTAAATTACCCGACAATTTCCTTAAAGGACAAGACAAATACGTTACAATTTTCCCTTTGCCTCACGAGACAAATGCTGAAAATTCTGGAATTGAAGTAAAAATAAATAAGGGTACAGTGCACTCTATGTGTACAGAAATATAAACAGTTCTCACTTCCATGTGTACATAAATATAAACAGCAAAGGCCACAACACAAGTTTGCTTTACAAATAGCTAGCAAACAGAGACTGAAAGACACAACAAGCAGTACTTCTCATGATTTTACCTCTATTTTCAGTCAACAGGAATTATGTAAAGGAAAAAATAGAACAGGGTTCAACATGTCAAAACTACCCAAATTTAAGTTAATGGAACTCAGCTGAAAACGAAATCCATTTAAAGATACTTCAAAGAAGCCAAGGTAATGATGGAGCTCATAGGCAACACACCAAGAACCCCAAAATGTTGTCATTGGTAACCTACATTTATACCATCAGGAAACATGTCCCTCAACACTGACAAGTGATAAGCAACTGTATCCACTTGAAATGAGTTGCCAAGAGCTTTGTACCTCTCCATCTTGCAGACTCCCCTCGTGTGGTCTCTTGGGAAACCAAGTAGATACTCCATCTCATGAGGCTCCAAAGGTGCAACCTTGTTCTTTCCAATCCACACAAGATTCCATTTCCTGCATTCATCTGTGACATACTTCTGAACGCTTGGAGATGGTAGAGTGCCTGAGCTTGCAAGAGCATACTTGATCCGTTCTGTCAGCTTTGCACTTGCCACACTCGTCAGCAGGCAGTTTAGCTGCCTtcttgggtcccaggaaggccaccaccTCTCATAATCAGGGAATGCTTTAAATATATTCTTTGGGGGGAGGGGAAGGAGAGGTGACCTGTTATCAATTGGTAGATTGTGTATATAACCTCGTTTCCTGGCAGCCGCACAAAGGTACTTAGAATCCACAAATTCTGGTTCAATGTCATACAAGGTTCTTGAAATAGTTCTCCATACACCTCTAGGGGCTAAGGCCACATTCTCATAATAAAAGAAAGGGGGTCCAATAGCTTTCTCTGAAAGCCTTCTCTTAACTGACCGTAGCCTGTCACTAGGCAGATTAAACCCGACCATTGGATTTGGAAGGGGCATTGGGTCATCCTGGCTACCATCAAAAGGAGGTCGATTTCCTTGTGCTTCACCTCCATATCGTTTCCTCTTCTTATCGCTCTCTTCAACGAGTCTCGCTTTCTTTCTCTGTCCAAAGAAATCAATGAAGCTGTCCGTAGCCTGCAAAATTACACAAATCAGTGTCCTTGCATCGAACTAGAAGGAGATGCGCATCTTCGTCGCGCAAATGTGTTCCCAGGGCTACGAGTTAAAGGTCATTTATTTGTCTAAAGATTTCTCGTGGTAACAGCCCTTGTTTTTTTCCGGTATTGTGTAGCATGCAAGCGTAAATGGTTCTCTAATGGGCCTTCCTTTGTTTGCTGGGTGCTAACTTCCAGCCGAAAATATCTGTGTGGTGAAGAAGATGGGTGTTGACTGACAGATGGGGCCAAAAAGGGGGGGAATTCTGAGCAGCATAAGGTTTGTAGATTAAAAGAGAAAACAGTTTTTTATTCACATTTAGAGTAAAACCACAAGGCACCTCGTGGTCAGATGAATTTCTAAGATGACAACAATCTCCTGCTGCCTGTGATGTATAGATCAGAGTCAACTAATACAGAAAGAGGGGCATCCATACCTAAGAGTAAACAAAATAAACATAAGGTGCCTTCTCCATCAAATCATGCTCGTCAAATCAACAATTTAAAGAGAGAGGCACTACTGCGTCTGGTGATAGCCATATTTGCTTTATCTTCAGGTTAATTTAATTCGATTGCATGATTGCACGTCAGAGTGGCCCAAGTTATCGATTGTATGATTGCACTAATTAGCTGATTGCATCGCAAACAGACTCCATATTACTGAGATATGTCATCTCTTTTGGTGCTGATTTTGAATTAGTGGGACAATACTGGCTGAATAACAAACAAACAAAAATCCAAAACTTATTTCTTGAGAGTGACAGTGAACGTCTCTGTCTCAGATATCATGTTGGCTGTTTCACTCATACCAACGACTACTTAAACAGATCAACAAGGCAAATATTTCACATATATCATCATTATACATACAATCATACTAAATTATCAAGCTAGAGATATAGAATCATCTACCTCATCATCAGACCGATCAGAGTTGGGCTCTCTCCCACCAGCAGCATCATTGTTGCCATCCCAATTCTCGGAATCAAGATCGTCGTCGTCGCGGTCATCTTCAATACTCCGGGGGGCGCAGCCAGAAGTAGAGCAGTCACCCACCAAACTCGAAAGCGCCGCCATGCCCCTGCGCGGCGCGCACACGACAGGGGGACGCGCCAGGACGCGTGGGGATACGCGTATCCCTGAGTATCTCTTGTTTTGTGATATGATACAAGAAACGAAAGAATTCGGGATGCGGCAGGGATACTTGGCAAATACGGCCGCGATACGGGTGCGGAGGGGGACGGCGACGGTGGCCGCTCGCGAGGAAGAAGATGCAGGCGAGGGGGGAGGTGGTACGGCTGCCGCCGCCGAGAAAGAAGCTCCGGGAAGGGCGGAAGATGGGCACTGTGGCCGCCGGCGAGGAAGAAGATTCGGGCGGAGAGGAAGATGGCGACGGAGGCCGCGGACGAGcaaggaggggaggcggcggagcggtCGCCTCATCTCCCTGTCCTGCGGCACTCCGACGGCTGGAGCAAGGTGAGGCAGAGCACGGGACTGGGAGCGGCTGGAGGAGCTGAGTTAGGGCCCGTTCCGCAGCTCTCTGGCGGCTGGAGCAAAGTCGCGGTGCGAGATCGGGAAGGTGCGAGGAGTGGGGCCGCGGCGAGGTtggaggtggcggcggggcggcgcgaggCTGGAGAGGCGCGGGCAGAGGGCGGCTGGCTATGGGTTTCGCGAGGGCGGCGGTGGGGCACGGGGAAGAAAGAACAAGGGCCTAAAATTAGAAGGGATGATTTTCCATGGGGTTTTGTGAAAAATAGTCACTAGGGTCAGCGCGGGTCAAAGTGCCCACAATGACGTGTGATTTTTGAACCACTTGCGTATAAATTTGCAACTTTAGGTATGGTGCGTTTCTTCCACAAATCTAAACGTCCTTCCATGTTCCATCCAAGCTGCGTGTGGTCAAGGGACGTGGATTATCAGTCGAGCTTGAACAGTAAAATCaagaaaaaaaaatctgtttttctTTTGCAAACTTTGACAAAATGTTTTGACCATAAAACTGTGCTGACTCACAGTAAATTCATCGTCAATTACTTTAAAAATGCATGGTTAATGACTCAAAATTGCCATGAACCACAAACTAAAATTTGTCATGGTGAATTACTTAAATTTGCGATAATCAAGCACTAAAATTTGCCATGgttcataaaaaatatattttcatgATCAAAATACTAGAATTACCATGTTCAAAATACTAAAATGCCATGATCTATAAACTAAATTTGTCATCTATAACCTAAACTTGCCATGATGAATTACTAAAAATTGCCATGATCCATGAATTGAATTTGCCGTGGTTAAATTACTAAAAATTGTCATGGTCAATTACTAAAATTTGCTGTGAAAAGTAGTTGAAATACAATGGTAACTCTAATATGGAAGAAAAAACTAggtgaaacatatcatggcaacttcagagTAANNNNNNNNNNNNNNNNNNNNNNNNNNNNNNNNNNNNNNNNNNNNNNNNNNNNNNNNNNNNNNNNNNNNNNNNNNNNNNNNNNNNNNNNNNNNNNNNNNNNNNNNNNNNNNNNNNNNNNNNNNNNNNNNNNNNNNNNNNNNNNNNNNNNNNNNNNNNNNNNNNNNNNNNNNNNNNNNNNNNNNNNNNNNNNNNNNNNNNNNNNNNNNNNNNNNNNNNNNNNNNNNNNNNNNNNNNNNNNNNNNNNNNNNNNNNNNNNNNNNNNNNNNNNNNNNNNNNNNNNNNNNNNNNNNNNNNNNNNNNNNNNNATctggttttgaagatctcgtcgagacggatttaattatgaaaacggatttttagttaagagataaaacatttttgaGTCTAAAAAACAACAAAAATCCGCTGATGTCATCTGTTTGACATGGCAAGATAGATGGTAATGGGGGCGTTTGGACCATGTTACTTCGTGCTACAGGTGTGACACTTATTATTTAGGTTTTAGTTTTTTTAAAAGCAATTATACTATACCTCGCGTGCTGGGCCGATCCCTGAGGCCAGGCCTTTGGGCCGGCACGGCACAATCCGGCTGTAGAAAGGCCTGGCACGGGCCGGCCTATGTGGACAGGTCTGGTCACCggggccttttcttttcttttctctcgtCTATTTCTCCCGCAGATGAACCCCCTGCAACTCTCGAACCGGcgaacggcggcgccgcggcgtCGCCTCGCGGCCGCGCAGGACGGATAGCCAGACGCGACCGCGACTGCCACGGTCAGGTGATCACCGCACCCTCGCCTCCGGTTCCTTACTCTTTAGCCCGCGCGCGTCAGCCGCATTTCAGTTTGCTCGTTGCGCCGCGTGCTGCAGGCGCCGCCGCTGCACGATTGGTCTGCAGTCTGCTCCGGTGATAAGGATGTCTCTAATCAATTGAACTACCGGAGGAAGCGGAATCTCATGGCGGCATTCAGAAACGCCGCGGCGCAGTTACTAATTAGGTTATTACTATTAGTCTCGGTGTGGGGGCCTTGTGCAATGCAGGCCTGCCTCTGCTAGGTTTCAGGGTTTAGCTGGCATACACACCACAGAGACTTGTTGATGAGTTGTGCTTTGTCTTAGGTGCCAGTTTTGGTGTTCTAAGTTCGAACTATACACATCAAATTGTTGCTGCTCTTTCCATGCACAATTTAGAAGGGGAATGTTAGAGATCGATGAACTGAGCAACTGCTCATTATCATTACTCATGGCACACACAGTTTGTGTTGTGAAGAGGGAAAGCGGAGATGAATTACAAGATTTCCGTATAGCGGTGTGTCACAATCTGTACAAATTAGAACAGAACTAGTAGCTGTTGCATATACTATACAATCTACTCTGTGCATTGCAGCATAATTTGCTATCTACATTGTGAgctaactgaattttgcttctgcAGGTTAGCGTCTATGGTGTTCAGGAAAGATACTACCTCCTGTATGGCTGGCCTCACGCCAGGATTGTGGTCGACACACTGGGAAGCAACTTCAAGCACCTTCAGCATCTGTTCTTCATATCCTGTGCCTCGAAGTGTTGGATCCAGGACTTCAATCTGCTTCCCTTTGGATCTCATCTCCTGTACCCACTTGACAAGCTCTTTTGACCTGGGACAGATTTGAACAGGCCGCCTCCCCGTGACCAGTTCAAGCAGGACCACACCAAAACTGTACATATCACCTCTCAATGTAGCAACCCATCCTTGCCCGTACTCTGGGGGGATGTAACCGAGAGTACCAACCAACTCAGTTGTCACATGAGTTCTGTTTTGAAAGATCAATCTGGACAGCCCAAAGTCTGCAACATAAGCTTTGAAGTCTTTGTCCAGTAGGATGTTGCTCGACTTGATGTCACGGTGAACAATGTGAGGCTTGCATCCATCGTGGATGTAAGATAGACCCTGGCTTGCTCCTTGTGCAATCTTCAGCCGCATCGGCCAGTCAAGAAATGGGCTGTCATCATTGTCCCTGTTGTGAAGCCAATCATCCAGGCTGCCGTTCTCCATGTAGGAGTATATCAGTAGTCTTGAATCTCCCTGTATGCAGTAACCCCAGAATGGTACAAGATTGTCATGCTCTGCCGTGGAGAGTGCATCAACCTCTGCACTGAATTCCCTTTCCATCAGACACATTTCACTATTGAGCTTTTTTATGGCGACCTTTGAGCCATCAGGTAGCTCAGCCTTGTAGACTAGCCCATATCCTCCACAGCCAATGATATGATCCTTGTCAAAGTTCTTTGTAGCCTTCAGGAGATCCGTCAGTGTGAGTTTGTTTTGTTCTCCCTTGCCTCGTGGAACCATCACCAAGGAGTATTCTGAATTGAGATTTGAAGATGTTGCCTCTATGTCATCGCTGTTGTTGTTCTGCCTTTTTTTCATGAAACTTGTACCCTTGAGCAAGACAAGGAGACGAGCCAGCAAGAAAAGAATGGCCACCCCTCCGAAAAATACACCAAATGCAAGTGCAAAAACACTCTTCTTTTTCTTTCGTCTCTGGGTGATCAGAGGTGTTTCAGCTGAGCCGCAGTGGTTTACAAGCATATGGCCGCACAATTTTGGGTTGCCATCAAAGCTAGAATTTGGAAACGTGCTAAGCTGCCCCACAGCCGGAATAGATCCTTCTAGGTCATTATTGGAAATGTTGAATTTGGAAAGGAAGTGCAGATTGTTTAGTGCAGCTGGAATTGTACCAATGAGATGATTACCAGACAAGTCGAGCGCCTGCAGGTTCGTGAGGTTGCAGATTGCTTCTGGGATCTCTCCAGATAGTTGGTTGGAGCTCAGGTTGAGGGAAACGAGTCCTTTCAACTGACCAATCTTCTCAGGTATCACGCCAGTGAAGTTATTCATCCCTAGATTCAGTACTTTAGGAAAAGCACTGGGCATGCGATATTGCATAAATGGGCTCTTATTATAAACAGGCAGCTCAAAGACCTTTGGTGCAGTTTTGTCTGACTTTAGCATTGGCATCTCCATTAAGGCACTTGGAATTTCCCCTGTAAGGCTGTTGTTTGTTATGTCTAGATAGAAGAGCAAGTTTAGGCTGCTGATCCAGTCAGGTATTGACCCAGTGAGGTGATTGTTGTGTAAAAATAACATCTCCAAATTCGGTAGCTTTGATAACCAATGAGGAATTGTTCCAGACAATGAACAGTCATTCATCGAAAAAACCTGAAGACTCCCAAAACCATCAGTGTTGATATCCTCTGGCATGGTCTCATGCATGAAGTTGaacccaagaagaagggtggtgAGGCTCCTGGAACTCCTAAGGATCTGAAGTGTTCTTGTGATATTTGTCAGGGAGTTGTTAACAAGTGACAGGAATGCGAGGGACTTCAGATTGCCTATTCTTTCTGACAACTGGCCATGGAAATTGTTACTAGATAGCCGTATTGCAGTCAGCCGGCTGCAGGAGTACATGCTTTCTGGAACTGTGCCTGTTAAGTTGTTGTACAGAAGATCTAAAACTTTTAGATTTGGCAGGCTTGTGAAGTTGACCTGGGTAAGTTCTCCAATGAACTGGTTGCTCTTGAGGTCAATTGTTACGAGATTTGTGCAGTTGCTCAGAGTTGATGGCAGCTCCCCTGACATGTTATTGTGTTCCAAATGCAGCTCCTCCAATCTCTTCAGCTCACCAATAGACTCTGGAATACTGCCAGTGAGCTCATTCCCCCCAAGATCAAGGGCGACCAGATTTGTGAGCTTGCTGATGCCATTGATAGCTCCTTCTAAGCCATTGCTAGGCAAAGAGAGGTGCTCTAACGAGGTAACTTTGAAGAGCTCGTCTGGAAGAGTCCCATTGAGGTTGTTGTAGCCAGCGCCGAGGAGTTTCAGCATGGAGCAATTACTGAGTCCTGGAGGGATATTTCCACTGAACTCGTTAAAACTGAGTTCGAGCACGGCCAAAGACGGCGCGCTCACACAGGGGGTAATTGGTATCTGCCCAGTAAAGCTGTTGGTGCTGGCATTGAGCGCGACCAGGCTCTTCATCACCTCCCATATAGCAGATGGAAACCTTCCTGTAAACAGGTTGCTTGAGATGTTGAGTACCTGCAGAGGCAGCGCAGGTGTTGAAGGTGGCAGCTCGCTCAGCACTCCAGTCAGGCGGTTGAAGCTGACGTCAAGGACAACGATGCTGCTCGATGACACCAACTCCAGCGGCAAGCCGCCGGACAGCGAGTTGCGTGACAGGTTGAGGCGG encodes the following:
- the LOC123143848 gene encoding DNA (cytosine-5)-methyltransferase DRM2 codes for the protein MRRPLRRLPSLLVRGLRRHLPLRPNLLPRRRPQCPSSALPGASFSAAAAVPPPPSPASSSSRAATVAVPLRTRIAAVFAKYPCRIPNSFVSCIISQNKRYSGIRVSPRVLARPPVVCAPRRGMAALSSLVGDCSTSGCAPRSIEDDRDDDDLDSENWDGNNDAAGGREPNSDRSDDEATDSFIDFFGQRKKARLVEESDKKRKRYGGEAQGNRPPFDGSQDDPMPLPNPMVGFNLPSDRLRSVKRRLSEKAIGPPFFYYENVALAPRGVWRTISRTLYDIEPEFVDSKYLCAAARKRGYIHNLPIDNRSPLLPLPPKNIFKAFPDYERWWPSWDPRRQLNCLLTSVASAKLTERIKYALASSGTLPSPSVQKYVTDECRKWNLVWIGKNKVAPLEPHEMEYLLGFPRDHTRGVCKMERYKALGNSFQVDTVAYHLSVLRDMFPDGINVGYQ
- the LOC123143849 gene encoding tyrosine-sulfated glycopeptide receptor 1; amino-acid sequence: MQMQPHHCPNRSRPFLGLALLLLLVSLASPASSCTAQERSSLLQLLAGLSRDDGLAAAWRRNTDCCTWDGITCGGPDGAVTDVSLASRGLEGSISPFLGNLTGLLRLNLSRNSLSGGLPLELVSSSSIVVLDVSFNRLTGVLSELPPSTPALPLQVLNISSNLFTGRFPSAIWEVMKSLVALNASTNSFTGQIPITPCVSAPSLAVLELSFNEFSGNIPPGLSNCSMLKLLGAGYNNLNGTLPDELFKVTSLEHLSLPSNGLEGAINGISKLTNLVALDLGGNELTGSIPESIGELKRLEELHLEHNNMSGELPSTLSNCTNLVTIDLKSNQFIGELTQVNFTSLPNLKVLDLLYNNLTGTVPESMYSCSRLTAIRLSSNNFHGQLSERIGNLKSLAFLSLVNNSLTNITRTLQILRSSRSLTTLLLGFNFMHETMPEDINTDGFGSLQVFSMNDCSLSGTIPHWLSKLPNLEMLFLHNNHLTGSIPDWISSLNLLFYLDITNNSLTGEIPSALMEMPMLKSDKTAPKVFELPVYNKSPFMQYRMPSAFPKVLNLGMNNFTGVIPEKIGQLKGLVSLNLSSNQLSGEIPEAICNLTNLQALDLSGNHLIGTIPAALNNLHFLSKFNISNNDLEGSIPAVGQLSTFPNSSFDGNPKLCGHMLVNHCGSAETPLITQRRKKKKSVFALAFGVFFGGVAILFLLARLLVLLKGTSFMKKRQNNNSDDIEATSSNLNSEYSLVMVPRGKGEQNKLTLTDLLKATKNFDKDHIIGCGGYGLVYKAELPDGSKVAIKKLNSEMCLMEREFSAEVDALSTAEHDNLVPFWGYCIQGDSRLLIYSYMENGSLDDWLHNRDNDDSPFLDWPMRLKIAQGASQGLSYIHDGCKPHIVHRDIKSSNILLDKDFKAYVADFGLSRLIFQNRTHVTTELVGTLGYIPPEYGQGWVATLRGDMYSFGVVLLELVTGRRPVQICPRSKELVKWVQEMRSKGKQIEVLDPTLRGTGYEEQMLKVLEVASQCVDHNPGVRPAIQEVVSFLNTIDANLQKQNSVSSQCR